One window of Acidobacteriota bacterium genomic DNA carries:
- a CDS encoding class IV adenylate cyclase, whose product MSDALEVEIKLSFPDVGTARRALLAAGAVEARPRHFEENLVFDTPSGDLAASSRLLRVRATSDGQGALTYKEKVASEATAKVRRELETTVSAPAVLAAILERAGYVVTYRYEKYRTVFTLDGATIDLDETPMGCFVEIEAPAAAIPGLAARLGASERDFIVDDYRTVFREWLGARGRPLTDMTFAAVAGSAP is encoded by the coding sequence ATGAGCGATGCGCTCGAAGTCGAGATCAAACTATCGTTTCCGGACGTCGGCACTGCGCGGCGCGCCCTCCTCGCGGCCGGAGCCGTCGAGGCGCGGCCCAGGCATTTCGAGGAGAACCTCGTCTTCGACACCCCGTCCGGCGACCTCGCCGCGTCGAGCCGGCTCCTGAGGGTGCGCGCGACGAGCGACGGGCAGGGGGCGCTGACGTACAAGGAGAAGGTCGCCTCCGAGGCGACGGCGAAGGTGAGGCGGGAGCTGGAGACGACCGTGTCGGCGCCCGCCGTTCTGGCGGCGATCCTCGAGCGCGCCGGATACGTCGTCACCTACCGCTACGAGAAGTACAGGACGGTCTTCACGCTCGACGGCGCGACGATTGACCTGGACGAGACGCCGATGGGCTGCTTCGTCGAGATCGAGGCGCCGGCCGCCGCGATCCCGGGTCTCGCCGCGCGCCTCGGGGCGTCGGAGCGCGACTTCATCGTGGACGACTACCGCACCGTTTTCAGGGAATGGCTTGGCGCGCGAGGCCGACCGCTGACCGACATGACCTTCGCCGCCGTCGCGGGAAGCGCGCCATGA